In Pleurocapsa sp. PCC 7319, the following are encoded in one genomic region:
- a CDS encoding inositol-3-phosphate synthase, giving the protein MGSIKIAIVGVGNCASSLIQGIEYYKGKQASEAIGLMHWDIGGYKPYDLQIVAAFDIDQRKVGKDVAEAIFAPPNCTKVFCDHVPQTGVQVEMGAVLDGVAPHMNGADAKYTFIISDRPEQSKTDIVSSLQKSGAEVLVNYLPVGSQEAVEFYAECALDAGVAFVNCIPVFIASQPLWADKFKHHQIPIIGDDIKSQFGATISHRTLVDLCKKRGVKVERTYQLNTGGNTDFRNMLDRSRLDSKKESKTEAVQGVIAKRLEDEDIHVGPSDYVPWQKDNKVAFIRIEGKLFGDVPMNLEMRLSVEDSPNSAGVVIDAIRCCKLGLDRGIGGVLTAPSAYFMKHPPQQFTDDEAYQMTEAFISE; this is encoded by the coding sequence GTGGGGAGTATAAAAATTGCAATAGTAGGTGTGGGGAACTGTGCCAGTTCTCTCATACAGGGAATTGAATATTATAAAGGCAAACAAGCATCAGAGGCGATCGGCTTAATGCATTGGGATATTGGAGGCTATAAACCCTACGATCTTCAGATAGTTGCCGCTTTTGATATTGACCAACGTAAGGTAGGAAAAGATGTTGCTGAGGCAATTTTCGCTCCTCCCAACTGTACTAAGGTTTTTTGCGACCATGTCCCCCAGACAGGGGTTCAGGTAGAGATGGGAGCCGTACTAGACGGAGTGGCACCACATATGAATGGTGCTGATGCCAAATATACCTTTATTATCAGCGATCGCCCAGAACAATCGAAGACTGATATTGTCAGTAGTCTCCAGAAATCAGGTGCAGAAGTTCTGGTTAACTATCTTCCTGTAGGCTCCCAAGAAGCAGTAGAGTTTTATGCTGAGTGCGCTTTGGATGCGGGAGTAGCTTTTGTCAACTGCATCCCCGTATTTATCGCTAGCCAGCCTCTCTGGGCAGATAAATTTAAACATCATCAGATTCCGATTATCGGCGATGACATCAAGTCTCAGTTTGGAGCAACTATTAGTCACCGTACCTTAGTCGATCTTTGTAAAAAGCGCGGTGTTAAGGTTGAGAGAACCTACCAATTGAATACTGGTGGTAATACTGATTTTCGTAATATGCTTGACCGTTCTCGCTTAGATTCTAAAAAAGAATCAAAAACCGAAGCGGTACAAGGAGTTATTGCTAAACGCTTAGAAGACGAAGATATACATGTTGGACCAAGTGATTATGTCCCTTGGCAAAAAGATAATAAAGTTGCTTTTATACGTATTGAAGGTAAATTATTTGGCGATGTACCGATGAATTTAGAAATGAGACTCTCGGTAGAAGATTCTCCAAATTCAGCAGGAGTCGTAATTGATGCTATTCGTTGTTGCAAGTTGGGCTTAGATCGTGGTATCGGTGGTGTTCTGACCGCTCCTTCAGCTTACTTTATGAAGCACCCACCTCAACAGTTTACCGATGATGAAGCTTATCAAATGACCGAAGCATTTATTAGCGAATAA
- a CDS encoding CDP-archaeol synthase — protein MDWIQFFIPDTLNLLWLAIGLFLAGVIEAFLWKTSVFQLLNIPIQTQWFGANKKWRGLVSLPLAMVASVFLLQLLEKLLPRLSQDVILFSNFNLLEFGLLVGLIFNLSELPNSFVKRRLDIPPGDESSKIFYFIDHMDSTYGVLLLWYFYFHFPLHFIITGLVVTPLLFMGATELRKKLGLK, from the coding sequence ATGGATTGGATACAGTTTTTTATCCCAGATACTTTAAATTTACTTTGGCTAGCAATAGGTTTATTTTTAGCTGGTGTAATTGAAGCTTTTTTATGGAAAACTAGTGTTTTTCAATTATTAAATATTCCCATTCAAACTCAATGGTTTGGAGCGAATAAAAAGTGGCGTGGATTAGTTAGCTTACCCTTAGCTATGGTCGCCAGCGTTTTCCTATTACAGTTGCTTGAAAAATTGCTGCCGAGATTATCTCAAGATGTAATTTTATTTTCTAATTTTAATCTTTTAGAATTTGGCTTATTAGTAGGACTTATTTTTAACCTCTCAGAATTACCAAATTCCTTTGTCAAACGTCGCTTAGATATTCCCCCTGGAGATGAAAGCAGCAAAATTTTTTATTTCATTGATCATATGGATTCAACCTATGGAGTGTTGCTTCTTTGGTATTTCTATTTTCACTTTCCCTTACACTTTATAATTACTGGTTTAGTTGTTACGCCATTATTATTCATGGGCGCGACAGAATTGCGTAAAAAACTAGGATTAAAGTGA
- a CDS encoding fatty acyl-AMP ligase, producing the protein MVNNSTIVNVLLKRSVNQPNQTAYTFLADGENESGSCTYQELDLQARAIAVQLLTKVKPGDRALLVYPYTAGLEFIASFLGCLYAGVIAVTDYPRQHIKSLNQYQDRIIDCQAAIALTTQEFADRVKGQFIANPSMALKLKALPWIASDRVDLDLAAKWQQPNITSNTLAYLQYTSGSTGQPKGVMITHGNVLHNSEVIYQSFGHHDRTKILMWLPMFHDMGLVGGVMQPLYTGLPAVLMSPIALAQKPFLWLQAMSRYQITTSGGPNFAYDLLCQKVTDEQRASLDLSNWEVAFAGAEPVRAETLAKFVELYQPCGFRKEAFYPCYGMAEATLFITGGNARKQPIITHIDKTALTEDQVVSVTPDHPNAKAVVSCGYSWLGDEIIIVDPETKTLCDGVGEIWTVGKGIALGYWQRDEQTKNTFQATLANNPDQTYLRTGDLGFIKDGELYITGRIKDMMILWGRNHYPQHIEETVESCHPALRPNHGAAFSIEVNGEEQLVIAHEINRTDLRNLNAEEVIGAIRLAVGEQNLANVFAVALLKTGSIPKTSSGKIQRRACQSMFLDGSLNTVAHWQQSEIPDTDITDLAGQFFSD; encoded by the coding sequence ATGGTAAATAATTCCACCATAGTAAATGTTCTACTTAAGAGATCGGTAAACCAACCAAACCAAACTGCCTATACTTTTCTAGCCGACGGCGAAAATGAATCGGGTAGCTGTACTTATCAAGAATTGGATCTACAGGCACGGGCGATCGCGGTTCAACTATTAACCAAAGTCAAACCAGGCGATCGTGCTTTATTGGTTTATCCCTACACTGCCGGATTAGAATTTATTGCTAGCTTTTTAGGTTGTCTTTATGCTGGAGTTATTGCCGTCACCGACTACCCTCGACAACATATTAAATCTCTCAATCAATATCAAGATCGGATTATCGATTGTCAAGCAGCGATCGCATTAACCACTCAAGAATTTGCGGATCGGGTCAAGGGACAGTTTATTGCCAACCCAAGTATGGCTCTAAAACTGAAAGCATTACCTTGGATTGCCAGTGATCGAGTTGATCTAGATTTAGCTGCCAAGTGGCAACAGCCAAATATTACGAGTAATACTTTAGCCTATTTACAATACACTTCTGGTTCTACAGGACAGCCCAAAGGAGTGATGATAACCCATGGCAATGTACTACACAACTCAGAAGTAATTTATCAATCTTTTGGACACCACGATCGGACGAAAATTTTGATGTGGTTGCCAATGTTTCATGATATGGGGCTAGTTGGTGGGGTCATGCAGCCTTTGTATACAGGTTTACCCGCAGTTTTAATGTCCCCGATCGCCCTAGCACAAAAGCCTTTTCTTTGGTTACAAGCAATGTCTCGTTACCAAATTACCACTAGTGGTGGACCTAACTTTGCCTACGATTTGCTGTGTCAAAAAGTTACTGATGAACAAAGAGCTAGTCTGGATTTAAGCAATTGGGAGGTAGCTTTTGCTGGTGCTGAACCAGTACGGGCAGAAACTTTAGCCAAATTTGTAGAACTATATCAGCCCTGCGGGTTTAGAAAAGAAGCTTTTTATCCCTGCTATGGCATGGCTGAGGCGACATTATTTATTACAGGAGGAAATGCCCGAAAACAACCTATCATTACCCATATAGATAAAACAGCCTTGACTGAAGATCAAGTTGTCAGCGTAACTCCAGACCATCCCAACGCTAAAGCTGTGGTTAGTTGTGGCTATTCTTGGTTGGGAGACGAAATTATTATTGTCGATCCAGAAACTAAAACTCTTTGCGATGGCGTTGGGGAAATTTGGACAGTAGGTAAAGGTATTGCTCTAGGCTATTGGCAAAGGGATGAACAGACTAAAAACACTTTTCAAGCTACTTTAGCTAATAATCCTGACCAAACTTATCTTCGCACGGGGGATCTAGGCTTTATTAAAGATGGAGAACTTTATATTACGGGGCGCATCAAAGATATGATGATTCTCTGGGGACGTAATCATTATCCCCAACACATTGAAGAAACTGTCGAAAGTTGTCATCCTGCCTTACGTCCCAATCATGGTGCTGCCTTCAGTATAGAAGTGAATGGAGAAGAACAACTTGTAATTGCTCACGAGATTAATCGTACTGACCTCCGCAATCTTAACGCTGAAGAAGTGATTGGCGCAATTCGTCTTGCTGTTGGTGAACAAAACCTTGCCAATGTCTTTGCTGTAGCGCTACTTAAAACTGGTAGCATCCCCAAAACTTCTAGCGGAAAAATCCAACGTCGCGCCTGTCAGAGTATGTTCCTCGATGGCAGTTTAAATACAGTGGCACACTGGCAACAGTCAGAAATCCCTGATACTGATATTACTGATTTGGCGGGACAGTTTTTTAGTGATTAA
- a CDS encoding GNAT family N-acetyltransferase encodes MTMQKETNIRPVRQNDLPALKTVIKANDLFPPDMLDEMIAGYFHKEDINEFWLTYENEKPVAIAYYAPEKMTEGTWNLYLIAVHPDYQGQGVGTAMMNYIEEVLAKRGERVLLVETSGLASFEDTRKFYRKCGYEEEARIREFYQAGEDKIIFRKSLIDNH; translated from the coding sequence ATGACTATGCAAAAAGAGACAAATATTCGACCTGTCAGGCAAAATGATCTACCCGCTTTAAAAACAGTAATTAAAGCTAATGACTTGTTTCCTCCAGATATGCTGGATGAGATGATAGCGGGCTATTTTCATAAGGAAGATATCAATGAGTTTTGGTTGACTTACGAAAATGAGAAGCCTGTGGCGATCGCCTACTACGCCCCAGAGAAAATGACCGAGGGAACTTGGAATTTATATTTGATTGCTGTCCATCCTGACTACCAAGGACAAGGTGTTGGCACTGCCATGATGAATTATATTGAGGAGGTTTTAGCAAAGCGAGGAGAGCGAGTTTTGCTAGTAGAAACTTCTGGGTTAGCCAGTTTTGAGGATACTCGCAAGTTTTATCGTAAATGCGGTTATGAAGAGGAAGCGCGAATTCGCGAATTTTATCAAGCGGGAGAAGATAAGATTATATTTCGTAAATCTTTGATCGATAATCACTAA